The Girardinichthys multiradiatus isolate DD_20200921_A chromosome 24, DD_fGirMul_XY1, whole genome shotgun sequence genome has a window encoding:
- the LOC124861302 gene encoding uncharacterized protein LOC124861302 isoform X1, with protein MISYSSKVLFYALISAVLFLPLDADYEDCTTELLVRRNTIYEVFPGQQLRIDCPVVFCNFPPPPVSWYKMEEKFVRLHVNNKNHITVGWEIWNSSRGKSYLLFKNVVKSDSGIYQCETGGNVGHAINITVNGNTETTTTAGFQLWTSSTSKSAVAQDIFWPYMYCLFGIGAFFIAVITIRVISQTALKGRCRKKADPQSSDQIYENVNL; from the exons ATGATCTCTTACAGCTCTAAAGTCCTGTTTTATGCCCTGATCTCAGCTGTACTCTTCCTTCCTCTGGATGCTGATT ATGAAGACTGCACAACAGAACTACTAGTTCGCCGGAACACAATTTATGAAGTGTTTCCTGGACAACAACTCAGGATCGATTGCCCAGTTGTGTTCTGCAACTTTCCACCACCACCAGTCTCTTGGTATAAAATGGAGGAAAAATTTGTTCGCCTCCATGTCAACAATAAAAATCACATCACAGTAGGATGGGAAATATGGAATTCATCGAGAGGGAAATCCTACTTGCTCTTTAAAAACGTTGTCAAAAGTGACTCAGGTATTTATCAgtgtgaaactggaggaaatgTTGGTCATGCCATCAACATCACTGTTAATG GAAATACTGAGACCACAACAACGGCAGGTTTTCAGCTGTGGACAAGTTCAACCTCAA AGAGCGCCGTGGCTCAGGACATTTTTTGGCCTTATATGTACTGTCTTTTTGGAATCGGGGCTTTTTTCATTGCAGTGATAACCATACGTGTTATATCACAGACAGCACTTAAAG GAAGATGCAGGAAGAAAGCTGATCCCCAGTCTTCTGATCAAATCTATGAAAATGTTAATCTCTGA
- the LOC124861302 gene encoding uncharacterized protein LOC124861302 isoform X2 yields the protein MISYSSKVLLYALISAVLFLPLDADYEDCTTELLVRRNTIYEVFPGQQLRIDCPVVFCNFPPPPVSWYKMEEKFVRLHVNNKNHITVGWEIWNSSRGKSYLLFKNVVKSDSGIYQCETGGNVGHAINITVNGNTETTTTAGFQLWTSSTSKSAVAQDIFWPYMYCLFGIGAFFIAVITIRVISQTALKGRCRKKADPQSSDQIYENVNL from the exons ATGATCTCTTACAGCTCTAAAGTCCTGCTTTATGCCCTGATCTCAGCTGTACTCTTCCTTCCTCTGGATGCTGATT ATGAAGACTGCACAACAGAACTACTAGTTCGCCGGAACACAATTTATGAAGTGTTTCCTGGACAACAACTCAGGATCGATTGCCCAGTTGTGTTCTGCAACTTTCCACCACCACCAGTCTCTTGGTATAAAATGGAGGAAAAATTTGTTCGCCTCCATGTCAACAATAAAAATCACATCACAGTAGGATGGGAAATATGGAATTCATCGAGAGGGAAATCCTACTTGCTCTTTAAAAACGTTGTCAAAAGTGACTCAGGTATTTATCAgtgtgaaactggaggaaatgTTGGTCATGCCATCAACATCACTGTTAATG GAAATACTGAGACCACAACAACGGCAGGTTTTCAGCTGTGGACAAGTTCAACCTCAA AGAGCGCCGTGGCTCAGGACATTTTTTGGCCTTATATGTACTGTCTTTTTGGAATCGGGGCTTTTTTCATTGCAGTGATAACCATACGTGTTATATCACAGACAGCACTTAAAG GAAGATGCAGGAAGAAAGCTGATCCCCAGTCTTCTGATCAAATCTATGAAAATGTTAATCTCTGA